ACCTATCCGGGACAAGCCTTTACCGGCAAAGTGGAGATAATGAACCCGGCGGCGGCAGTGGCCAACCGTATGTATCGCACGAAAATCAGGCTTGACAATACTGACGGTTTATTGAAACCGGGAATGTTTATCAAAGCGAACATAGTAACAGGTCAGGAAATGCGTGTATTGGCGGTGCCGCAGGCGGCAATTTACCAAAAACAAGGCTTGTATTATGTCTATACCCTGGAAGACGATAAAGCTGTGCGGCATCAAGTGGAGATCGGCACAGTGATCGGCGACTTGATAGAAATCAAGTCGGGTATTCAGGCGAAGACAATGGTAATTACCAGCAATGTTAACAAACTAAAAGACGGCGATACCGTTCAGGTCACCCGCTAATAGGGTGGGGAGGAAAAAACTGTTATGATACTTGCCGATATAAGTCTTAAACGACCGGTTTTCGCCACGGTAACCATTCTGGCCCTTATTACCCTGGGCTTCGTTAGTTATCTGTCCCTTAATATAGACGAGTGGCCTAATGTAGAATTCCCATTCGTCACTGTTCAGGTAGTCTATACAGGCGCCGGCCCGGAACAAGTGGACAGCAAAATTACCCAAAGAGTGGAAGAAGCGGTAGGTTCCTGTTCCGGAGTTAAACACATTACCTCTGTCGCCCGGGAAGGAGTATCTACTACTACCGTTGAATTCTCGCTGGAAACCAACCCGGCCACGGCGACGCAGGATGTGCGGGATAAAATCGGCCGGATCCGCGGGGATTTGCCGCAAGATGCCGAAGAACCCATCATCATGCGGTTCGACCCGACTGAGGAGCCGGTTGTGTCCGTAGCCATTACCGGCAACCAAAGTATTCGGGAGCTTACCAAACTAAATGAAGACGTGATCAAAAGACGCTTGGAAACTATCAGCGGCGTAGGTTCTATCGATATCCAGGGGGGACTGAAGCGGGAAATACATATTGATTTGGATAAAGACAAAATTGCTGCTTACGGGCTGAGTATTTCGGAAATCGCCAATAGTCTGAAACAGGAAAACCTGGAAGTACCCGGCGGCAAGCTGACTAAGGGCGAGCGGGAAGTAACCATGCGCACCATGGGAAACATGCCGTCCGCGCAGGAGTTTTTGAAGGCGCCGCTGGCCCGGCGTGACGGGGTGCAAATTTACGTGGATAATGTCGCGAACGTAGGCGACGTTACCGAAGAAGCGGAGTCGGTTGCCAAGTTTAACGGAAAACCGGCTATAGGCCTGGATATTATAAAACAATCCGGTTCAAATACCGTTCAGGTGGCTGAGAATGTTAAGCAGGTGGTAGCGCAGCTTCGGCAGGAGATGCCGCCCGGAGTCGAACTTACTGTGGTGAGGGATAACTCCAAGTATATCAGGGAATCCATCGGCGACCTTGTTTCTAACTTGATCATTTGCAGCTTGTTGGCTATTGCCATTGTTTTTGTCTTTTTGGCCGACTGGCGCAGTACAATGATTGCGGCGATTGCCATACCGGCATCCATTATCTCCACCTTTTTTACTATGAAGCTATTGGGTTACAGTCTCAATACCATGTCGCTTATGGCTTTGTCCCTGGCCATTGGCCTTTTGATTGATGACGCCATCGTTGTTGTTGAGAATATTGTCCGGCATATGGAGATGGGCAAAAACAAATTTCAGGCTGCCGCCGAAGGTACCGCGGAGATTGGTTTGGCCGTAACCGCCACTACTTTTACCTTGGTGGCGGTGTTTGTACCTGTTGGGATGATGACGGGAATCGTCGGTCAGTTCTTTAAACAATTCGGAATTACTGTTGCCTTCTCCGTGCTGGTTTCCTTGTTTATAGCTTTTACCCTTACTCCCATGCTGTCAGCCAACTACCTGGATGTGGCGCACCGACAGAAACAGAATCTACTGGGCAGAATGCTTGCTTGGTGGAACCAGCGCTTTGACCGGCTGACCGAATCTTACGGCGGGCTTTTAAAGATTGCCCTCAGGCATCGTTTAAAACTGTTGGCACTGGCGCTGATTATGTTTGTAGGGAGTTTGGCGCTAACGCCGCTGCTTGGTTCCACTTTCATCAGCCGTACAGATAATGGCGAGTTTACGGTAGCTGTTGATGTGGAGCCTGGCACCAGCGTAGCAGGGGCCGCAGCCTTAGCCGACCGCATGGCGGAAATTATCAAAGAGACGCCGGAGGTTGTGCTGACTTACGGCACCGCTAGCGTCGAAACCATAAGTTTGTTTGTTAAGATTAAAGATAAGAATGACCGCCAGCGCAGTATGACTGCAATCACAGCCGACCTGAGAGAAAAATTGAACGCCATACCCAATGTGAAAGTCAGTATTTTGCAGCGATCAGGCGTTGGGGAAGAAAAACCCGTACAGATTGTTGCAGGCGGGGATGACATTAATGTTCTCAATGAAATGGCCGAACAGGCCCAGCGGATAATGGAAAACACCCCGGGCGCAGTAGATGTGGTATCCACGTTTAAACCAGGCAAACCGGATATTCAAGTCACGGTCGACCGGGAACGGGCAGCCGATTTAGGAGTATCCACCGGTAATATCGCCGACACGCTGAGCACCATGTTTAACGGACTGACCGTCAGCCGGTTTAAAGACGGCGATGACCAGTATGACGTAAAGATCCGCCTGCAGGAAGGCGACAGAAGGGGCATGGATGATCTGTCCGGAATCTATTTAAACAGCCAGTACAAGGACAGTCAGGGCAAATCGGTGCTGGTGCCTTTATCTCAGGTTACGGAACCGGTATTCGGCACCACTCCCAGCCAGATCAACCGGTATGACCGGCAAAAGGAGATCCGGTTGACGGCCAACCTGGAAGGTACATCCCTGGGAGAATTTAATAACTCCTTCTTTAATGAAATCAAAAAAATCAATATACCGCCAGGGTATAAGCTGGGGGCTGTCGGTGAGTCGGAACGGATGGGGGAAACCTTTACCAGTATGGTTATGGCCCTGTTCTTATCAGTTGCGTTTATTTTCTTCGTGCTGGCGGCTCAATTCGAAAGCTATATCGATCCTTTCGCCATTATGCTGTCCTTGCCTCTGGCCATCATTGGCGCAATTTTAGGCCTGTTGGTGATGCGCAGCGATCTCAGTATTATGTCCATGATCGGTATCGTCATGCTTATGGGACTGGTAACCAAAAACGCCATTTTGCTGATTGACTTTGCCAAACAGCGGCGGGCGCAGGGCGTTGAACGGGATACGGCACTGGTAGAGGCGGCCGTCATCCGTATGCGGCCAATCATGATGACAACTGCCGCCATGATATTCGGCATGCTGCCGCTGGCAACAGGATTCGGACCCGGCGCGGAGATACGCGCTCCCATGGCGCATGCCATTATCGGCGGCCTGGTTACTTCGACAATTCTCACCTTGGTTATTGTTCCGGTAGTATATTCGCTAATGGATGATTTAAAAGGGGTCTGGCAAAGGTTTAACTTTAAGTTAAAAAAGACGACAACAGCCTAGCAAAAAGAGGAAAATTGGGACTTGGCGCGAATATATATATAAATTTGACGAAGAATGATGAATTATGTTGTAATAGCGAGTCCAGCAAGCAGTTATTCTATGCGTGAGGTGTGATACGGCATGAAAGGAACAGTAGTCGGAACCTGGGTAAGTACGGCCCGCAAAATCTGGGGCGAATCAGTAACAGCTGAGGCCATGAATCATGTAGGTTGGGAAGCAGACAGGATTTTTTTGCCGACAGAAGAAATTGAAGACAACAAACCAAAGGAGTTTGCTGCCTTTATCGGCCGCACCACGGGGAAATCAGCGGAAGAAATATGGGTCGCCATAGGCAAAGACAATATCAAAACCTTTTCCCGCGCCTATCCCGCCTTCTTTCAGCAGGAAAACCTGTATTCTTTTCTTAGGTCCATGTATGACGTTCATGTGGTTATGGTCAAACGCCTTCCCGGCGCCAACCCGCCGGAAATCTTAATCAATCCCATTTCCCAATACCAGGCCGTTCTAAGCTACCGTTCCCAGCGGGGTATGCTCAGTTATGCCAAAGGTCTTATCGCCGGCGCCGCCGAATACTTTAAGGAAGACATCAAAACAGAAATCATTGAGTCTTCGGCCGGGCACATGAAGATGAAGCTTACTTTTCCCAAACCGATTACCAGTTCTGTTACCTTTCCCGTCAACAGATTCTTATCCTTTGGCGTTATAAAGAATGTGCCGGCCAAAGTCGGTATTCTGGCGGCAATCGCCACCCTGATTGTAAACGGCATCTTATCCGTCGCCGG
This window of the Methylomusa anaerophila genome carries:
- a CDS encoding efflux RND transporter permease subunit: MILADISLKRPVFATVTILALITLGFVSYLSLNIDEWPNVEFPFVTVQVVYTGAGPEQVDSKITQRVEEAVGSCSGVKHITSVAREGVSTTTVEFSLETNPATATQDVRDKIGRIRGDLPQDAEEPIIMRFDPTEEPVVSVAITGNQSIRELTKLNEDVIKRRLETISGVGSIDIQGGLKREIHIDLDKDKIAAYGLSISEIANSLKQENLEVPGGKLTKGEREVTMRTMGNMPSAQEFLKAPLARRDGVQIYVDNVANVGDVTEEAESVAKFNGKPAIGLDIIKQSGSNTVQVAENVKQVVAQLRQEMPPGVELTVVRDNSKYIRESIGDLVSNLIICSLLAIAIVFVFLADWRSTMIAAIAIPASIISTFFTMKLLGYSLNTMSLMALSLAIGLLIDDAIVVVENIVRHMEMGKNKFQAAAEGTAEIGLAVTATTFTLVAVFVPVGMMTGIVGQFFKQFGITVAFSVLVSLFIAFTLTPMLSANYLDVAHRQKQNLLGRMLAWWNQRFDRLTESYGGLLKIALRHRLKLLALALIMFVGSLALTPLLGSTFISRTDNGEFTVAVDVEPGTSVAGAAALADRMAEIIKETPEVVLTYGTASVETISLFVKIKDKNDRQRSMTAITADLREKLNAIPNVKVSILQRSGVGEEKPVQIVAGGDDINVLNEMAEQAQRIMENTPGAVDVVSTFKPGKPDIQVTVDRERAADLGVSTGNIADTLSTMFNGLTVSRFKDGDDQYDVKIRLQEGDRRGMDDLSGIYLNSQYKDSQGKSVLVPLSQVTEPVFGTTPSQINRYDRQKEIRLTANLEGTSLGEFNNSFFNEIKKINIPPGYKLGAVGESERMGETFTSMVMALFLSVAFIFFVLAAQFESYIDPFAIMLSLPLAIIGAILGLLVMRSDLSIMSMIGIVMLMGLVTKNAILLIDFAKQRRAQGVERDTALVEAAVIRMRPIMMTTAAMIFGMLPLATGFGPGAEIRAPMAHAIIGGLVTSTILTLVIVPVVYSLMDDLKGVWQRFNFKLKKTTTA